Proteins co-encoded in one Apteryx mantelli isolate bAptMan1 chromosome 4, bAptMan1.hap1, whole genome shotgun sequence genomic window:
- the LOC136992020 gene encoding inositol 1,4,5-trisphosphate receptor-interacting protein-like 1, which produces MASKVCGKCCAPKHALPASRSKLKRSLFVEAMAGGIVLILAVLGIVPHPLKVGDQIDLATQQRMQQREEQLRQEMIRLQQEFDKMTQELQSGLFLKNMLLAMWEVWPFGALPGALVLLFELFWMATEVDFDESESSSDESSSSSEEEEEAPVNEWDVGRFLMQQMQVPVLHLAKRCKVVEALVGDLLHACHLITLNTPLLRLEQCIGVGSAFEGWSSHWDTVYSLLVPLKPPTGHCFHLELGAGGELPARHGRVRVELECVCLRQQLLGDVRCFLHRPEAELGRNQGPCLLQYLCSHSYLDVEKTACWFQLTVMNAWLLLPASHRCRLTVLPSSRSCKLRLEKVSGRSLSIEILFGVQQGDSRVFLTSQQARAGLPSSTTWLESCAVPEMLFFRFVARQAPQDSCHLTCLNLFARLLEGTGFSTYCLKTVLMHLLTVIPLSRWHRGHLLERVDGILQYLQRCLEDKQLHHFLLGNERVPREVPLPVAFQTASPLNLFQRLAQEPDAHAQALRDFRRLQVRLRSLL; this is translated from the exons ATGGCCAGCAAGGTCTGCGGCAAGTGCTGCGCCCCCAAACATGCATTGCCTGCATCTCGCAGCAAGCTGAAGCGATCGCTCTTTGTAGAG gccatggctggaggtattgtcctcatcctggctgtgctgggcattgttCCGCACCCGCTGAAGGTCGGTGACCAGATAGATCTGGCCACGCAGCAGCGGATGCAGCAGCGTGAagagcagctgaggcaggagaTGATTCGGCTGCAGCAGGAGTTTGATAAGATGACTCAGGAGCTGCAGAGCggacttttcctgaaaaatatgctcTTGGCCATGTGGGAGGTGTGGCCCTTTGGGGCCTTGCCTGGAGCCCTCGTGTTGCTCTTTGAGCTCTTCTGGATGGCCACCGAGGTCGATTTCGACgagtcagagagcagcagtgacgagagctcctccagcagtgaggaggaagaggaagccccCGTCAATGAATGGGATGTGGGAAGGTTTCTCATGCAGCAAATGCAGGTGCCAGTGCTGCACCTGGCCAAAAGGTGCAAGGTGGTGGAGGCGCTGGTGGGCGacctgctccatgcctgccaTCTCATCACCTTGAATACTCCTCTGCTACGGCTGGAACAATGCATCGGGGTGGGCAGCGCCTTCGAAGGCTGGAGCTCCCATTGGGACACCGTCTACAGCCTGCTCGTGCCCCTGAAGCCACCAACTGGGCACTGCTTTCACCTGGAGCTGGGCGCTGGTGGGGAGCTGCCGGCGAGGCACGGCCGCGTTCGCGTGGAACTGGAGTGCGTGTgcttgaggcagcagctgctgggcgaCGTGCGGTGCTTCCTGCACCGCCCCGAGGCTGAGCTGGGCAGGAatcagggcccctgcctcctgcaatacctgtgcagcCACTCCTACCTGGACGTCGAGAAAACTGCCTGCTGGTTCCAGCTAACAGTGATGAACGCCTGGCTGCTTTTGCCTGCATCACACCGCTGCCGGCTGACGGTGCTGCCCTCTTCCCGCTCCTGCAAGCTCCGTCTGGAAAAGGTCTCCGGGAGGTCCTTGTCCATCGAGATACTgtttggcgtgcagcaaggcgaCTCGAGAGTTTTCCTGACCAGCCagcaggcaagggctggcctccccagcagcacaacgtggctggagagctgtgctgttccAGAGATGCTGTTCTTCAGGTTCGTGGCCAGGCAGGCCCCCCAGGACAGTTGCCACCTGACATGTCTGAACCTCTTTGCCCGTCTCCTGGAGGGCACAGGCTTTTCCACCTACTGCTTGAAGACAGTGCTGATGCACCTGCTCACAGTCATACCTCTGTCACGTTGGCACAGAGGACATCTCCTGGAGCGGGTGGATGGCATCCTGCAGTacctgcagcgctgcctggagGACAAACAGCTGCACCACTTCCTCCTAGGCAACGagagggtgcccagagaggtcccTCTGCCAGTGGC
- the LOC136992021 gene encoding inositol 1,4,5-trisphosphate receptor-interacting protein-like 1, translating to MASKVCGKCCAPKHALPASRSKLKRSLFVEAMAGGIVLILAVLGIVPHPLKVGDQIDLATQQRMQQREEQLRQEMIRLQQEFDKMTQELQSGLFLKNMLLAMWEVWPFGALPGALVLLFELFWMATEVDFDESESSSDESSSSSEEEEEAPVNEWDVGRFLMQQMQVPVLHLAKRCKVVEALVGDLLHACHLITLNTPLLRLEQCIGVGSAFEGWSSHWDTVYSLLVPLKPPTGHCFHLELGAGGELPARHGRVRVELECVCLRQQLLGDVRCFLHRPEAELGRNQGPCLLQYLCSHSYLDVEKTACWFQLTAMNAWLLLPASHRCRLTVLPSSRSCKLRLEKVSGRSLSIEILFGVQQGDSRVFLTSQQARAGLPSSTTWLESCAVPEMLFFRFVARQAPQDSCHLTCLNLFARLLEGTGFSTYCLKTVLMHLLTVIPLSRWHRGHLLERVDGILQYLQRCLEDKQLHHFLLGNERVPREVPLPVAFQTASPLNLFQRLAQEPDAHAQALRDFRRLQVRLRSLL from the exons ATGGCCAGCAAGGTCTGCGGCAAGTGCTGCGCCCCCAAACATGCATTGCCTGCATCTCGCAGCAAGCTGAAGCGATCGCTCTTTGTAGAG gccatggctggaggtattgtcctcatcctggctgtgctgggcattgttCCGCACCCGCTGAAGGTCGGTGACCAGATAGATCTGGCCACGCAGCAGCGGATGCAGCAGCGTGAagagcagctgaggcaggagaTGATTCGGCTGCAGCAGGAGTTTGATAAGATGACTCAGGAGCTGCAGAGCggacttttcctgaaaaatatgctcTTGGCCATGTGGGAGGTGTGGCCCTTTGGGGCCTTGCCTGGAGCCCTCGTGTTGCTCTTTGAGCTCTTCTGGATGGCCACCGAGGTCGATTTCGACgagtcagagagcagcagtgacgagagctcctccagcagtgaggaggaagaggaagccccCGTCAATGAATGGGATGTGGGAAGGTTTCTCATGCAGCAAATGCAGGTGCCAGTGCTGCACCTGGCCAAAAGGTGCAAGGTGGTGGAGGCGCTGGTGGGCGacctgctccatgcctgccaTCTCATCACCTTGAATACTCCTCTGCTACGGCTGGAACAATGCATCGGGGTGGGCAGCGCCTTCGAAGGCTGGAGCTCCCATTGGGACACCGTCTACAGCCTGCTCGTGCCCCTGAAGCCACCAACTGGGCACTGCTTTCACCTGGAGCTGGGCGCTGGTGGGGAGCTGCCGGCGAGGCACGGCCGCGTTCGCGTGGAACTGGAGTGCGTGTgcttgaggcagcagctgctgggcgaCGTGCGGTGCTTCCTGCACCGCCCCGAGGCTGAGCTGGGCAGGAatcagggcccctgcctcctgcaatacctgtgcagcCACTCCTACCTGGACGTCGAGAAAACTGCCTGCTGGTTCCAGCTAACAGCGATGAACGCCTGGCTGCTTTTGCCTGCATCACACCGCTGCCGGCTGACGGTGCTGCCCTCTTCCCGCTCCTGCAAGCTCCGTCTGGAAAAGGTCTCCGGGAGGTCCTTGTCCATCGAGATACTgtttggcgtgcagcaaggcgaCTCGAGAGTTTTCCTGACCAGCCagcaggcaagggctggcctccccagcagcacaacgtggctggagagctgtgctgttccAGAGATGCTGTTCTTCAGGTTCGTGGCCAGGCAGGCCCCCCAGGACAGTTGCCACCTGACATGTCTGAACCTCTTTGCCCGTCTCCTGGAGGGCACAGGCTTTTCCACCTACTGCTTGAAGACAGTGCTGATGCACCTGCTCACAGTCATACCTCTGTCACGTTGGCACAGAGGACATCTCCTGGAGCGGGTGGATGGCATCCTGCAGTacctgcagcgctgcctggagGACAAACAGCTGCACCACTTCCTCCTAGGCAACGagagggtgcccagagaggtcccTCTGCCAGTGGCCTTCCAAACGGCCAGCCCgctcaacctcttccagcgcctgGCGCAGGAGCCGGACGCCCACGCTCAGGCACTGCGTGACTTCAGGCGGCTGCAAGTTCGTCTCAGGAGCCTGTTATAA
- the LOC136992023 gene encoding inositol 1,4,5-trisphosphate receptor-interacting protein-like 1, whose translation MQQREEQLRQEMIRLQQEFDKMTQELQSGLFLKNMLLAMWEVWPFGALPGALVLLFKLFWMATEVDSDESESSSDESSSSSEEEEEAPVNEWDVGRFLMQQMQVPVLHLAKRCKVVEALVGDLLHACHLITLNTPLLRLEQCIGVGSAFEGWSSHWDTVYSLLVPLKPPTGHCFHLELGAGGELPARHGRVRVELECVCLRQQLLGDVRCFLHRPEAELGRNQGPCLLQYLCSHSYLDVEKTACWFQLTAMNAWLLLPASHRCRLTVLRSSRSCKLRLEKVSGRSLSIEILFGVQQGDSRVFLTSQQARAGLPSSTTWLESCAVPEMLFFRFVARQAPQDSCHLTCLNLFARLLEGTGFSTYCLKTVLMHLLTVIPLSRWHRGHLLERVDGILQYLQRCLEDKQLHHFLLGNERVPREVPLPVAFQTASPLNLFQRLAQEPDAHAQALRDFRRLQVRLRSLL comes from the coding sequence ATGCAGCAGCGTGAagagcagctgaggcaggagaTGATTCGGCTGCAGCAGGAGTTTGATAAGATGACTCAGGAGCTGCAGAGTggacttttcctgaaaaatatgctcTTGGCCATGTGGGAGGTGTGGCCCTTTGGGGCCTTGCCTGGAGCCCTCGTGTTGCTCTTTAAGCTCTTCTGGATGGCCACCGAGGTCGATTCCGACgagtcagagagcagcagtgacgagagctcctccagcagtgaggaggaagaggaagccccCGTCAATGAATGGGATGTGGGAAGGTTTCTCATGCAGCAAATGCAGGTGCCAGTGCTGCACCTGGCCAAAAGGTGCAAGGTGGTGGAGGCGCTGGTGGGCGacctgctccatgcctgccaTCTCATCACCTTGAATACTCCTCTGCTACGGCTGGAACAATGCATCGGGGTGGGCAGCGCCTTCGAAGGCTGGAGCTCCCATTGGGACACCGTCTACAGCCTGCTCGTGCCCCTGAAGCCACCAACTGGGCACTGCTTTCACCTGGAGCTGGGCGCTGGTGGGGAGCTGCCGGCGAGGCACGGCCGCGTTCGCGTGGAACTGGAGTGCGTGTgcttgaggcagcagctgctgggcgaCGTGCGGTGCTTCCTGCACCGCCCCGAGGCTGAGCTGGGCAGGAatcagggcccctgcctcctgcaatacctgtgcagcCACTCCTACCTGGACGTCGAgaaaactgcttgctggttccagCTAACAGCGATGAACGCCTGGCTGCTTTTGCCTGCATCACACCGCTGCCGGCTGACGGTGCTGCGCTCTTCCCGCTCCTGCAAGCTCCGTCTGGAAAAGGTCTCCGGGAGGTCCTTGTCCATCGAGATACTgtttggcgtgcagcaaggcgaCTCGAGAGTTTTCCTGACCAGCCagcaggcaagggctggcctccccagcagcacaacgtggctggagagctgtgctgttccAGAGATGCTGTTCTTCAGGTTCGTGGCCAGGCAGGCCCCCCAGGACAGTTGCCACCTGACATGTCTGAACCTCTTTGCCCGTCTCCTGGAGGGCACAGGCTTTTCCACCTACTGCTTGAAGACAGTGCTGATGCACCTGCTCACAGTCATACCTCTGTCACGTTGGCACAGAGGACATCTCCTGGAGCGGGTGGATGGCATCCTGCAGTacctgcagcgctgcctggagGACAAACAGCTGCACCACTTCCTCCTAGGCAACGagagggtgcccagagaggtcccTCTGCCAGTGGCCTTCCAAACGGCCAGCCCgctcaacctcttccagcgcctgGCGCAGGAGCCGGACGCCCACGCTCAGGCACTGCGTGACTTCAGGCGGCTGCAAGTTCGTCTCAGGAGCCTGTTATAA
- the LOC136992024 gene encoding inositol 1,4,5-trisphosphate receptor-interacting protein-like 1 has product MASKVCGKCCAPKHALPASRSKLKRSLFVEAMAGGIVLILAVLGIVPHPLKVGDQIDLATQQRMQQREEQLRQEMIRLQQEFDKMTQELQSGLFLKNMLLAMWEVWPFGALPGALVLLFKLFWMATEVDSDESESSSDESSSSSEEEEEAPVNEWDVGRFLMQQMQVPVLHLAKRCKVVEALVGDLLHACHLITLNTPLLRLEQCIGVGSAFEGWSSHWDTVYSLLVPLKPPTGHCFHLELGAGGELPARHGRVRVELECVCLRQQLLGDVRCFLHRPEAELGRNQGPCLLQYLCSHSYLDVEKTACWFQLTAMNAWLLLPASHRCRLTVLPSSRSCKLRLEKVSGRSLSIEILFGVQQGDSRVFLTSQQARAGLPSSTTWLESCAVPEMLFFRFVARQAPQDSCHLTCLNLFARLLEGTGFSTYCLKTVLMHLLTVIPLSRWHRGHLLERVDGILQYLQRCLEDKQLHHFLLGNERVPREVPLPVAFQTASPLNLFQRLAQEPDAHAQALRDFRRLQVRLRSLL; this is encoded by the exons ATGGCCAGCAAGGTCTGCGGCAAGTGCTGCGCCCCCAAACATGCATTGCCTGCATCTCGCAGCAAGCTGAAGCGATCGCTCTTTGTAGAG gccatggctggaggtattgtcctcatcctggctgtgctgggcattgttCCGCACCCGCTGAAGGTCGGTGACCAGATAGATCTGGCCACGCAGCAGCGGATGCAGCAGCGTGAagagcagctgaggcaggagaTGATTCGGCTGCAGCAGGAGTTTGATAAGATGACTCAGGAGCTGCAGAGTggacttttcctgaaaaatatgctcTTGGCCATGTGGGAGGTGTGGCCCTTTGGGGCCTTGCCTGGAGCCCTCGTGTTGCTCTTTAAGCTCTTCTGGATGGCCACCGAGGTCGATTCCGACgagtcagagagcagcagtgacgagagctcctccagcagtgaggaggaagaggaagccccCGTCAATGAATGGGATGTGGGAAGGTTTCTCATGCAGCAAATGCAGGTGCCAGTGCTGCACCTGGCCAAAAGGTGCAAGGTGGTGGAGGCGCTGGTGGGCGacctgctccatgcctgccaTCTCATCACCTTGAATACTCCTCTGCTACGGCTGGAACAATGCATCGGGGTGGGCAGCGCCTTCGAAGGCTGGAGCTCCCATTGGGACACCGTCTACAGCCTGCTCGTGCCCCTGAAGCCACCAACTGGGCACTGCTTTCACCTGGAGCTGGGCGCTGGTGGGGAGCTGCCGGCGAGGCACGGCCGCGTTCGCGTGGAACTGGAGTGCGTGTgcttgaggcagcagctgctgggcgaCGTGCGGTGCTTCCTGCACCGCCCCGAGGCTGAGCTGGGCAGGAatcagggcccctgcctcctgcaatacctgtgcagcCACTCCTACCTGGACGTCGAGAAAACTGCCTGCTGGTTCCAGCTAACAGCGATGAACGCCTGGCTGCTTTTGCCTGCATCACACCGCTGCCGGCTGACGGTGCTGCCCTCTTCCCGCTCCTGCAAGCTCCGTCTGGAAAAGGTCTCCGGGAGGTCCTTGTCCATCGAGATACTgtttggcgtgcagcaaggcgaCTCGAGAGTTTTCCTGACCAGCCagcaggcaagggctggcctccccagcagcacaacgtggctggagagctgtgctgttccAGAGATGCTGTTCTTCAGGTTCGTGGCCAGGCAGGCCCCCCAGGACAGTTGCCACCTGACATGTCTGAACCTCTTTGCCCGTCTCCTGGAGGGCACAGGCTTTTCCACCTACTGCTTGAAGACAGTGCTGATGCACCTGCTCACAGTCATACCTCTGTCACGTTGGCACAGAGGACATCTCCTGGAGCGGGTGGATGGCATCCTGCAGTacctgcagcgctgcctggagGACAAACAGCTGCACCACTTCCTCCTAGGCAACGagagggtgcccagagaggtcccTCTGCCAGTGGCCTTCCAAACGGCCAGCCCgctcaacctcttccagcgcctgGCGCAGGAGCCGGACGCCCACGCTCAGGCACTGCGTGACTTCAGGCGGCTGCAAGTTCGTCTCAGGAGCCTGTTATAA
- the LOC136992026 gene encoding inositol 1,4,5-trisphosphate receptor-interacting protein-like 1, giving the protein MAGGIVLILAVLGIVPHPLKVGDQIDLATQQRMQQREEQLRQEMIRLQQEFDKMTQELQSGLFLKNMLLAMWEVWPFGALPGALVLLFELFWMATEVDSDESESSSDESSSSSEEEEEAPVNEWDVGRFLMQQMQVPVLHLAKRCKVVEVLVGDLLHACHLITLNTPLLRLEQCIGVGSAFEGWSSHWDTVYSLLVPLKPPTGHCFHLELGAGGELPARHGRVRVELECVCLRQQLLGDVRCFLHRPEAELGRNQGPCLLQYLCSHSYLDVEKTARWFQLTAMNAWLLLPASHRCRLTVLPSSRSCKLRLEKVSGRSLSIEILFGVQQGDSRVFLTSQQARAGLPSSTTWLESCAVPEMLFFRFVARQAPQDSCHLTCLNLFARLLEGTGFSTYCLKTVLMHLLTVIPLSRWHRGHLLERVDGILQYLQRCLEDKQLHHFLLGNERVPREVPLPVAFQTASPLNLFQRLAQEPDAHAQALRDFRRLQVRLRSLL; this is encoded by the coding sequence atggctggaggtattgtcctcatcctggctgtgctgggcattgttCCGCACCCGCTGAAGGTCGGTGACCAGATAGATCTGGCCACGCAGCAGCGGATGCAGCAGCGTGAagagcagctgaggcaggagaTGATTCGGCTGCAGCAGGAGTTTGATAAGATGACTCAGGAGCTGCAGAGCggacttttcctgaaaaatatgctcTTGGCCATGTGGGAGGTGTGGCCCTTTGGGGCCTTGCCTGGAGCCCTCGTGTTGCTCTTTGAGCTCTTCTGGATGGCCACCGAGGTCGATTCCGACgagtcagagagcagcagtgacgagagctcctccagcagtgaggaggaagaggaagccccCGTCAATGAATGGGATGTGGGAAGGTTTCTCATGCAGCAAATGCAGGTGCCAGTGCTGCACCTGGCCAAAAGGTGCAAGGTGGTGGAGGTGCTGGTGGGCGacctgctccatgcctgccaTCTCATCACCTTGAATACTCCTCTGCTACGGCTGGAACAATGCATCGGGGTGGGCAGCGCCTTCGAAGGCTGGAGCTCCCATTGGGACACCGTCTACAGCCTGCTCGTGCCCCTGAAGCCACCAACTGGGCACTGCTTTCACCTGGAGCTGGGCGCTGGTGGGGAGCTGCCGGCGAGGCACGGCCGCGTTCGCGTGGAACTGGAGTGCGTGTgcttgaggcagcagctgctgggcgaCGTGCGGTGCTTCCTGCACCGCCCCGAGGCTGAGCTGGGCAGGAatcagggcccctgcctcctgcaatacctgtgcagcCACTCCTACCTGGACGTCGAGAAAACTGCCCGCTGGTTCCAGCTAACAGCGATGAACGCCTGGCTGCTTTTGCCTGCATCACACCGCTGCCGGCTGACGGTGCTGCCCTCTTCCCGCTCCTGCAAGCTCCGTCTGGAAAAGGTCTCCGGGAGGTCCTTGTCCATCGAGATACTgtttggcgtgcagcaaggcgaCTCGAGAGTTTTCCTGACCAGCCagcaggcaagggctggcctccccagcagcacaacgtggctggagagctgtgctgttccAGAGATGCTGTTCTTCAGGTTCGTGGCCAGGCAGGCCCCCCAGGACAGTTGCCACCTGACATGTCTGAACCTCTTTGCCCGTCTCCTGGAGGGCACAGGCTTTTCCACCTACTGCTTGAAGACAGTGCTGATGCACCTGCTCACAGTCATACCTCTGTCACGTTGGCACAGAGGACATCTCCTGGAGCGGGTGGATGGCATCCTGCAGTacctgcagcgctgcctggagGACAAACAGCTGCACCACTTCCTCCTAGGCAACGagagggtgcccagagaggtcccTCTGCCAGTGGCCTTCCAAACGGCCAGCCCgctcaacctcttccagcgcctgGCGCAGGAGCCGGACGCCCACGCTCAGGCACTGCGTGACTTCAGGCGGCTGCAAGTTCGTCTCAGGAGCCTGTTATAA
- the LOC136992027 gene encoding inositol 1,4,5-trisphosphate receptor-interacting protein-like 1, protein MQQREEQLRQEMIRLQQEFDKMTQELQSGLFLKNMLLAMWEVWPFGALPGALVLLFELFWMATEVDSDESESSSDESSSSSEEEEEAPVNEWDVGRFLMQQMQVPVLHLAKRCKVVEVLVGDLLHACHLITLNTPLLRLEQCIGVGSAFEGWSSHWDTVYSLLVPLKPPTGHCFHLELGAGGELPARHGRVRVELECVCLRQQLLGDVRCFLHRPEAELGRNEGPCLLQYLCSHSYLDVEKTARWFQLTAMNAWLLLPASHRCRLTVLPSSRSCKLRLEKVSGRSLSIEILFGVQQGDSRVFLTSQQARAGLPSSTTWLESCAVPEMLFFRFVARQAPQDSCHLTCLNLFARLLEGTGFSTYCLKTVLMHLLTVIPLSRWHRGHLLERVDGILQYLQRCLEDKQLHHFLLGNERVPREVPLPVAFQTASPLNLFQRLAQEPDAHAQALRDFRRLQVRLRSLL, encoded by the coding sequence ATGCAGCAGCGTGAagagcagctgaggcaggagaTGATTCGGCTGCAGCAGGAGTTTGATAAGATGACTCAGGAGCTGCAGAGCggacttttcctgaaaaatatgctcTTGGCCATGTGGGAGGTGTGGCCCTTTGGGGCCTTGCCTGGAGCCCTCGTGTTGCTCTTTGAGCTCTTCTGGATGGCCACCGAGGTCGATTCCGACgagtcagagagcagcagtgacgagagctcctccagcagtgaggaggaagaggaagccccCGTCAATGAATGGGATGTGGGAAGGTTTCTCATGCAGCAAATGCAGGTGCCAGTGCTGCACCTGGCCAAAAGGTGCAAGGTGGTGGAGGTGCTGGTGGGCGacctgctccatgcctgccaTCTCATCACCTTGAATACTCCTCTGCTACGGCTGGAACAATGCATCGGGGTGGGCAGCGCCTTCGAAGGCTGGAGCTCCCATTGGGACACCGTCTACAGCCTGCTCGTGCCCCTGAAGCCACCAACTGGGCACTGCTTTCACCTGGAGCTGGGCGCTGGTGGGGAGCTGCCGGCGAGGCACGGCCGCGTTCGCGTGGAACTGGAGTGCGTGTgcttgaggcagcagctgctgggcgaCGTGCGGTGCTTCCTGCACCGCCCCGAGGCTGAGCTGGGCAGGAATgagggcccctgcctcctgcaatacctgtgcagcCACTCCTACCTGGACGTCGAGAAAACTGCCCGCTGGTTCCAGCTAACAGCGATGAACGCCTGGCTGCTTTTGCCTGCATCACACCGCTGCCGGCTGACGGTGCTGCCCTCTTCCCGCTCCTGCAAGCTCCGTCTGGAAAAGGTCTCCGGGAGGTCCTTGTCCATCGAGATACTgtttggcgtgcagcaaggcgaCTCGAGAGTTTTCCTGACCAGCCagcaggcaagggctggcctccccagcagcacaacgtggctggagagctgtgctgttccAGAGATGCTGTTCTTCAGGTTCGTGGCCAGGCAGGCCCCCCAGGACAGTTGCCACCTGACATGTCTGAACCTCTTTGCCCGTCTCCTGGAGGGCACAGGCTTTTCCACCTACTGCTTGAAGACAGTGCTGATGCACCTGCTCACAGTCATACCTCTGTCACGTTGGCACAGAGGACATCTCCTGGAGCGGGTGGATGGCATCCTGCAGTacctgcagcgctgcctggagGACAAACAGCTGCACCACTTCCTCCTAGGCAACGagagggtgcccagagaggtcccTCTGCCAGTGGCCTTCCAAACGGCCAGCCCgctcaacctcttccagcgcctgGCGCAGGAGCCGGACGCCCACGCTCAGGCACTGCGTGACTTCAGGCGGCTGCAAGTTCGTCTCAGGAGCCTGTTATAA
- the LOC136992028 gene encoding inositol 1,4,5-trisphosphate receptor-interacting protein-like 1: MASKVCGKCCAPKHALPASRSKLKRSLFVEAMAGGIVLILAVLGIVPHPLKVGDQIDLATQQRMQQREEQLRQEMIRLQQEFDKMTQELQSGLFLKNMLLAMWEVWPFGALPGALVLLFELFWMATEVDSDESESSSDKSSSSSEEEEEAPVNEWDVGRFLMQQMQVPVLHLAKRCKVVEALVGDLLHACHLITLNTPLLRLEQCIGVGSAFEGWSSHWDTVYSLLVPLKPPTGHCFHLELGAGGELPARHGRVRVELECVCLRQQLLGDVRCFLHRPEAELGRNEGPCLLQYLCSHSYLDVEKTACWFQLTAMNAWLLLPASHRCRLTVLPSSRSCKLRLEKVSGRSLSIEILFGVQQGDSRVFLTSQQARAGLPSSTTWLESCAVPEMLFFRFVARQAPQDSCHLTCLNLFARLLEGTGFSTYCLKTVLMHLLTVIPLSRWHRGHLLERVDGILQYLQRCLEDKQLHHFLLGNERVPREVPLPVAFQTASPLNLFQRLAQEPDAHAQALRDFRRLQVRLRSLL; encoded by the exons ATGGCCAGCAAGGTCTGCGGCAAGTGCTGCGCCCCCAAACATGCATTGCCTGCATCTCGCAGCAAGCTGAAGCGATCGCTCTTTGTAGAG gccatggctggaggtattgtcctcatcctggctgtgctgggcattgttCCGCACCCGCTGAAGGTCGGTGACCAGATAGATCTGGCCACGCAGCAGCGGATGCAGCAGCGTGAagagcagctgaggcaggagaTGATTCGGCTGCAGCAGGAGTTTGATAAGATGACTCAGGAGCTGCAGAGCggacttttcctgaaaaatatgctcTTGGCCATGTGGGAGGTGTGGCCCTTTGGGGCCTTGCCTGGAGCCCTCGTGTTGCTCTTTGAGCTCTTCTGGATGGCCACCGAGGTCGATTCCGACgagtcagagagcagcagtgacaagagctcctccagcagtgaggaggaagaggaagccccCGTCAATGAATGGGATGTGGGAAGGTTTCTCATGCAGCAAATGCAGGTGCCAGTGCTGCACCTGGCCAAAAGGTGCAAGGTGGTGGAGGCGCTGGTGGGCGacctgctccatgcctgccaTCTCATCACCTTGAATACTCCTCTGCTACGGCTGGAACAATGCATCGGGGTGGGCAGCGCCTTCGAAGGCTGGAGCTCCCATTGGGACACCGTCTACAGCCTGCTCGTGCCCCTGAAGCCACCAACTGGGCACTGCTTTCACCTGGAGCTGGGCGCTGGTGGGGAGCTGCCGGCGAGGCACGGCCGCGTTCGCGTGGAACTGGAGTGCGTGTgcttgaggcagcagctgctgggcgaCGTGCGGTGCTTCCTGCACCGCCCCGAGGCTGAGCTGGGCAGGAATgagggcccctgcctcctgcaatacctgtgcagcCACTCCTACCTGGACGTCGAgaaaactgcttgctggttccagCTAACAGCGATGAACGCCTGGCTGCTTTTGCCTGCATCACACCGCTGCCGGCTGACGGTGCTGCCCTCTTCCCGCTCCTGCAAGCTCCGTCTGGAAAAGGTCTCCGGGAGGTCCTTGTCCATCGAGATACTgtttggcgtgcagcaaggcgaCTCGAGAGTTTTCCTGACCAGCCagcaggcaagggctggcctccccagcagcacaacgtggctggagagctgtgctgttccAGAGATGCTGTTCTTCAGGTTCGTGGCCAGGCAGGCCCCCCAGGACAGTTGCCACCTGACATGTCTGAACCTCTTTGCCCGTCTCCTGGAGGGCACAGGCTTTTCCACCTACTGCTTGAAGACAGTGCTGATGCACCTGCTCACAGTCATACCTCTGTCACGTTGGCACAGAGGACATCTCCTGGAGCGGGTGGATGGCATCCTGCAGTacctgcagcgctgcctggagGACAAACAGCTGCACCACTTCCTCCTAGGCAACGagagggtgcccagagaggtcccTCTGCCAGTGGCCTTCCAAACGGCCAGCCCgctcaacctcttccagcgcctgGCGCAGGAGCCGGACGCCCACGCTCAGGCACTGCGTGACTTCAGGCGGCTGCAAGTTCGTCTCAGGAGCCTGTTATAA